NNNNNNNNNNNNNNNNNNNNNNNNNNNNNNNNNNNNNNNNNNNNNNNNNNNNNNNNNNNNNNNNNNNNNNNNNNNNNNNNNNNNNNNNNNNNNNNNNNNNNNNNNNNNNNNNNNNNNNNNNNNNNNNNNNNNNNNNNNNNNNNNNNNNNNNNNNNNNNNNNNNNNNNNNNNNNNNNNNNNNNNNNNNNNNNNNNNNNNNNNNNNNNNNNNNNNNNNNNNNNNNNNNNNNNNNNNNNNNNNNNNNNNNNNNNNNNNNNNNNNNNNNNNNNNNNNNNNNNNNNNNNNNNNNNNNNNNNNNNNNNNNNNNNNNNNNNNNNNNNNNNNNNNNNNNNNNNNNNNNNNNNNNNNNNNNNNNNNNNNNNNNNNNNNNNNNNNNNNNNNNNNNNNNNNNNNNNNNNNNNNNNNNNNNNNNNNNNNNNNNNNNNNNNNNNNNNNNNNNNNNNNNNNNNNNNNNNNNNNNNNNNNNNNNNNNNNNNNNNNNNNNNNNNNNNNNNNNNNNNNNNNNNNNNNNNNNNNNNNNNNNNNNNNNNNNNNNNNNNNNNNNNNNNNNNNNNNNNNNNNNNNNNNNNNNNNNNNNNNNNNNNNNNNNNNNNNNNNNNNNNNNNNNNNNNNNNNNNNNNNNNNNNNNNNNNNNNNNNNNNNNNNNNNNNNNNNNNNNNNNNNNNNNNNNNNNNNNNNNNNNNNNNNNNNNNNNNNNNNNNNNNNNNNNNNNNNNNNNNNNNNNNNNNNNNNNNNNNNNNNNNNNNNNNNNNNNNNNNNNNNNNNNNNNNNNNNNNNNNNNNNNNNNNNNNNNNNNNNNNNNNNNNNNNNNNNNNNNNNNNNNNNNNNNNNNNNNNNNNNNNNNNNNNNNNNNNNNNNNNNNNNNNNNNNNNNNNNNNNNNNNNNNNNNNNNNNNNNNNNNNNNNNNNNNNNNNNNNNNNNNNNNNNNNNNNNNNNNNNNNNNNNNNNNNNNNNNNNNNNNNNNNNNNNNNNNNNNNNNNNNNNNNNNNNNNNNNNNNNNNNNNACCAGGAGAGTCCGACCAGAACGGACCGTCCAGACCAGGAGAGTCCGACCAGAACGGACCGTCCAGTACCAGGTGAGTCCGACCAGAACGGACCGTCCAGAACCAGGTGAGTCCGTCCAGAACCAGGAGAGTCCGACCAGAACGGACCGTCCAGTACCAGGAGAGTCCGACCAGAACGGACCGTCCATTACCAGGTGAGTTCTGAACCAGGTGAGTCCGTCCAGAACCAGGTGAGTCCGACCAGAACCAGGTGAGTCCGTCCAGAACGGACCGTCCAGTACCAGGTGAGTCCGACCAGAACGGACCGTCCAGAACCAGGAGAGTCCGACCAGAACCAGGTGAGTCCGTCCAGAACCAGCTGGGTCTGTCCAGAACCAGCTGGGTCCGACCAGAACGGACCGTCCAGTACCAGGAGAGTCCGACCAGAACGGACCGTCCAGTACCAGGAGAGTCCGACCAGAACGGACCGTCCAGGACCAAGTGAGTCCGTCCAGAACCACCTGGGTCTGTCCAGAACCAGCTGGGTCTGACCAGAACGGACCGTCCAGAACCAGGTGAACCTGTCCAGAACCAGGTGAGTCCGTCCAGAACCATCTGGGTCCGACCAGAGCGGACCATCCAGAACCAGGTGAATCCGTCCAGAACCAGGTGAGTCCGTCCAGAACCAGCTGGGTCCGTTCGGATCAACCCACCTTGGTGTCTTTGAGCGACGTCTTGATCCCGTCTCGGTGCTGATGCATCTGGTCCAGATGGATCCTCCAGTCCTGGAGAAGCGGAGCAGAGTCAGAACCAGCATCAGAACCGAACGGGTCCGCTGCGGCCCAGGTGAGTTCAGGTGGGTTCTGACCTTGTGGTCGGTCCTGATGGTGACCTTGAGCTGCGGCAGAACCCGCTCCACCTCCAGCCTCCACTCCGCGGCGTCCACCGTGGACTCCAGGATGTCGTCCGGCTTGGAGCTCGGTTCTGCTTCCTGCCAGAacacagaaccgggtcagagggAGGAAGTCGGGTTCAGACTGACAGgaaactcttcttcttcttctctggccTCACAGCGTGAGCGTTGCGCAGCTTCAGCGCCTCCAGGTCCATCATGTTCTCCTCCTCATCGTCGGCTTCCTCCTGAGGTCAGAGACACAGTCAGGCCCGTCGGACCCTCCTGACAGAACCTGCAgcggtcctggttctgattcaTCAGAACCTTTCGGTGAATAGACCTACAAtcatctcctcctccaccttGCTGAGCGTCAGCTCCGCGTCGTCGTCCATCACCGACTCTTCCTCCGTGTTTTCTGCAGGGTAGTTTggcctgaaacagaaacaggaaatgaaaccCTCCCACATCCTGTCGGGTCCAAGGTTTGGTGGATTTCCGGACCGGTCGGTACCGTCTGAAGGCGAAGCCTCTGTTCTTCAGCGCCTCCTCAGCCAGACGGTCCAACACGAAGCAGACGAACTCACCGGAGCCCGACTTCAGCTTGGAGGGAGGGAAGTCCACCTTCACGCCCTGAAGGACACAGAGAGTCCGAAACGTCTTCAAacccggaccggaccggaccggaccggtcCTTTTCTACACCCGTCGTTTAAACCTGCTGGACTTACGAAGGCTCTGACTTCGGCCAGGATGTTGGACACGGTGGCGTTGGGCTCGTCGTACTCCTGCGGCTCGGTGAAGCGGCGCCCCGCCGCGTTGATGAGCCAGGCAGCGATGATGGTGAACATGTAGAACTGCTCGCCGGGGTTGGACGCCAGGTACGGACTGGAGACGAAGTAATGCCTGGCAGGGCGGACCGAACACGATTAGACCCGAAGGAAAGGGAAACATCTACAAATtcagtccagaaccagaacttcttCACTATTTGCTTAGTCTTTTTAGATTCAGGGTTAATGAagatcacagaaaaaaagaaaatgatgacaCAGgagtacatttattaaaaatctctaaattaatttgacattatttaaaatctacaatagtaaataatttataatataaGAATACATCTTAATTGTTAGCAagttacataataaaaaacaacaaaatagcatgaagacttttatcatctaATTTTTggtagagagagaaaagaaaacaataaattatgcgAATGGGAGTTATTGAGTTCATCTTCATTTATCATGTTATTAATAGATTTATTGGTTATTGCAACAGGccaagtaaaaatgaaaacaaatgtataaaaaataaaatgtttgagagAAAATGGTAATTTAGTGAGCTGCTTGTTTTCGCTTATGCCTAAAAATTATAGAGATATTTTCCGACATTATAAAACCCTAACATTATGAAGTCAtttgcaacaaaagaaaatcccagGAACTCTCGATATTTCCGTGATAAATCACGGAGatcacaaatcaaaatgttttccaaagtgGAAGATTCTGGATCTTTTCCTGGATCAGAACATctccatgttttaaaaacagacctgcttcatgtttatttacattttaatgtcattacGGTCTCTAGTTCTCCGTGTTTTGTCTCATCTACAACTCTTATCTGCTTATCTACTCCTGAAATAAACAGACAGCTGCTTTAATCAGCTGTTGTTCACCTGTCCGTCTCACCTGGTCAGGCTCTTCATGTTGTGTTTCACCAGAACTTCCTCCTCGTAGTTGAGCAGCTTTAGCTTCTCCAGAAGGTTCTCCATCATCACAAACCCCCGGTGAGCCGCTCCGGGGCCCCGGTCCTCTTCCTCTCCGCGTCTTCCCTCTTCAGCCATCCCGGAGACTTtcgtttaaaaaataataatggtaaaaacagctaaatgagGTTCGGGGAGTCGGTTCGTGATGCTCTTCTTGTCCGTTGCCAGGGCAACAGAGCTCTAACCGACGCTAGCTGTGGCTAATGTTAGCTGCTAGCAGTTAGCTACTACCTGTTTTAATCTTTAGGtccaattttaaatattcaagatttctgttttgataACCTTTAAAAGTCTAAACAGTACGTACGTGTTCCTAATAATACACCGATAGAATCGTTTAAAGACAGCAGTTTGACACGGCGGAGAAGCTAAACcgtcttcctttttcttcttctcttgttttacTGACGGGTTGCAAAAACAGAAGCTGCACATCGCCGCCTGCCGTGCAGGAGTTTGCAATGACACTCCTTTATCTTTTAAGAgtaaaatttcactttaaaaacaataaacagctaaagaaaataacatgaataaaaacgTGCCCACTGTTTCTTAGGTTATCTCATATTTAtatcatattaaaaataaaaaatgtaaaaatgtttgaatgctCCCCAATGGAAGGATatgtaataaaatgatttgCTATTATTCTGCTAATCACTGCATGGTAAAATTCAGAAAGAAGATTGATATTTGActgcaaaataattttcattcaatCAAAGCAccacattttgttctttaattttcATGGTTTTGTCTGATGTAAAATTGTCCTTTAACTGTTATTTTTCATActgaatttcaaatatttactaattctctttatgttgttttcttatTCTGCAGCATCATTGTTCTCCTTCTGTAAAGTATTCTCCAGTGATTCCTCACACCTTCACACGccttcagtgtgtgtgttcatgtgtgtgtcgGTGAATAATTCATGCCTCCTCCCCGGCGGTGCAGCAGGAGGTGtgcaggaggagggaggggtgtttgttttatctgctcGCTGCTCCCTGCCTGCTTGTCTGAGCTTTTATTGACGGGCTCACCGACAGCAGCGCCGCCTCGCTGACAACGcctgctgagctgcagcctCACCCAGCTGGGTGATGATGAGAGCccacaaaaaagagaaaaatcctaCCAGCTTCATGCATTTTTACTGgatgcagtaaaaatgtttgattaaaaaaatctaacctAAAACTCTGGTGCTCGGTGAAAACACTGCCCCCTAGTGGGCAGAGTTATACCCAGCTTGAAGTCGAAGCTACATTAGgtaactgtttttgtttaacaaagAGGCTCtggaccagtggttcttaacctgggttcggtcgaaccccaggggttcggtgagtcgttctcaggggttcggcggagcctctgccgcggaggtaaagacacacctgtgtaaagtcgtgatgacgccccgYTTTGccgtcacttgctgcagaggatcacgttacattacttagccaatcagaggatcacgttacattgcttagccaatcagagcatcACGTTACATTGCNcttagccaatcagaggatcacgttacattgcttagccaatcagagcatcacgttacattgcttagccaatcagaggatcacgacCCCGCGTTGGCTGCTCCGACGCAGGAAacacggcggccatcttggagcggtcgtccctcctactttgctcaaccaaaacggcagaagatgcctcagcactgggggatattgttgttctgatcgatggactattgatgtgaggctccacagacaatatttcacaagtaagatggacatattattgtttgagattagaatattactttacttttatgtccaccggcgagataccagctaatattagctacactGTTTGGTGTAAAACggggttcagccgctatgaaggctaactgagattctgtaaatctgaACACCACAGGATGGAGCGGTTTCCCCCCCGGGGgttgaaaattttatttaaaaaaagctgaatattataAAAAGTATGAAGGTTATGAATACCAAGAGATATGAACAAACAGGTGTTCTGTCTATCTGTCATACCTCGTCAATCCAGCGCACCTCTtggtaatgcgcatgcgcacatcgATGCTACGTTTCTTATAAATCCGTCATACCTGTAGAAGTCtcattttattgactttttccCTACTTGTATTCGAGTGAAAACTGCCTTAGAGAAGATTATTTAGACGCCTTAGCAATGAAGACGTGTGAGAAAAATTCACAAAGTCAAGAGCATTTCACACCTAAGGTCTCTTTTtggcaagaagaagaaataaggTGGTTTAACACGGTCGAGCAAAGACAAACTGTCCTAGATTATACCAATATTAACTTCCTCGATGGACTTCTCTGGCAGGTGATTGAAAAGGCAGCAGATGAACCAACTCTGCATATCGTGAGAGAAACCTTTTGGCAGGAACACCAGGAAGTTTTGACCTTACTTCTGAAACAAACAGGAGGATTAAATGTGGATGCACTGTCAGAGGTTTCAGAAGAACTCAGTGAACGGACTTTCCAAAGCCTTGCTGAAGACGAATTCCACTTTGCTTCTGGGCTGCATTTAATTGGACTTCTTGATTCTCCAGAAGGGCGTGAAGTTATAgtcaaaaaaaatcaaacaccaCCGGGAGAATCCTTTTGCTCAAAGAAAAGtgtttgcagaaacaaaaagaaagatcaGAAAGACCTTTTTTGATACTGAGGACGACTTGTTTTCCAATGAAAACTGCCTGAGTGAGGACTATACCCAGGCAGGCTTCGACCCTGGACAGTTTTTGAGGGACGGGACNNNNNNNNNNNNNNNNNNNNNNNNNNNNNNNNNNNNNNNNNNNNNNNNNNNNNNNNNNNNNNNNNNNNNNNNNNNNNNNNNNNNNNNNNNNNNNNNNNNNNNNNNNNNNNNNNNNNNNNNNNNNNNNNNNNNNNNNNNNNNNNNNNNNNNNNNNNNNNNNNNNNNNNNNNNNNNNNNNNNNNNNNNNNNNNNNNNNNNNNNNNNNNNNNNNNNNNNNNNNNNNNNNNNNNNNNNNNNNNNNNNNNNNNNNNNNNNNNNNNNNNNNNNNNNNNNNNNNNNNNNNNNNNNNNNNNNNNNNNNNNNNNNNNNNNNNNNNNNNNNNNNNNNNNNNNNNNNNNNNNNNNNNNNNNNNNNNNNNNNNNNNNNNNNNNNNNNNNNNNNNNNNNNNNNNNNNNNNNNNNNNNNNNNNNNNNNNNNNNNNNNNNNNNNNNNNNNNNNNNNNNNNNNNNNNNNNNNNNNNNNNNNNNNNNNNNNNNNNNNNNNNNNNNNNNNNNNNNNNNNNNNNNNNNNNNNNNNNNNNNNNNNNNNNNNNNNNNNNNNNNNNNNNNNNNNNNNNNNNNNNNNNNNNNNNNNNNNNNNNNNNNNNNNNNNNNNNNNNNNNNNNNNNNNNNNNNNNNNNNNNNNNNNNNNNNNNNNNNNNNNNNNNNNNNNNNNNNNNNNNNNNNNNNNNNNNNNNNNNNNNNNNNNNNNNNNNNNNNNNNNNNNNNNNNNNNNNNNNNNNNNNNNNNNNNNNNNNNNNNNNNNNNNNNNNNNNNNNNNNNNNNNNNNNNNNNNNNNNNNNNNNNNNNNNNNNNNNNNNNNNNNNNNNNNNNNNNNNNNNNNNNNNNNNNNNNNNNNNNNNNNNNNNNNNNNNNNNNNNNNNNNNNNNNNNNNNNNNNNNNNNNNNNNNNN
The Poecilia reticulata strain Guanapo linkage group LG17, Guppy_female_1.0+MT, whole genome shotgun sequence DNA segment above includes these coding regions:
- the ift57 gene encoding intraflagellar transport protein 57 homolog; this encodes MAEEGRRGEEEDRGPGAAHRGFVMMENLLEKLKLLNYEEEVLVKHNMKSLTRHYFVSSPYLASNPGEQFYMFTIIAAWLINAAGRRFTEPQEYDEPNATVSNILAEVRAFGVKVDFPPSKLKSGSGEFVCFVLDRLAEEALKNRGFAFRRPNYPAENTEEESVMDDDAELTLSKVEEEMIEEADDEEENMMDLEALKLRNAHAEAEPSSKPDDILESTVDAAEWRLEVERVLPQLKVTIRTDHKDWRIHLDQMHQHRDGIKTSLKDTKMVLDGLTWFWTGSPGSGRSVLVRPSWFWTDPGGSGRTHLVLDGPFWSDSPGTGRSVLVGLSWYWTVRSGRTQLVLDRPSWFWTDSPGSGRTLLVLDGPFWSDSPGTGRSVLDGLTWFWSDSPGSGRTHLVQNSPGNGRSVLVGLSWYWTVRSGRTLLVLDGLTWFWTVRSGRTHLVLDGPFWSDSPGLDGPFCEELDKVKQEMEDKGSTMSDGAPVVKIKQSLTKLKQEVVQMDVRIGVVEHTLLQAKLKEKSNMTRDMHATNIPDSAAGTFT